In one Solanum dulcamara chromosome 1, daSolDulc1.2, whole genome shotgun sequence genomic region, the following are encoded:
- the LOC129898723 gene encoding uncharacterized protein LOC129898723 isoform X1 yields MSTERQTVTVRDLVEEAKKRVVFLIICSIGLSYLMSLMSSSVFVNLPAAALLIVSLRYLSLDFDARMKAVTYKSKSSLSNSTFQRKHIDTPRTVNEKSTWRKKVNSPAVEEAIDHFTRHIVSEWVTDLWYSRITSDTQGPEELVQIMNGILGEISCRMRTINLIDLITRDIINLICTHLELFRASKIRIQKKRPRSLTIEELDVELKLVLAADDKLHPALFSPEAEHKVLQHLMDGLISYTFQTEDAQCSLFHNIVRELLACVVMRPVLNLANPRFINERIESLVVSGKKGDKGISAAETEQQSRPVGSGKISADHFSRVLDPSAKGVELVQLKNDQPNNTEEHAMNSMNGTDLLLDPLLSLDAQSTHSWSSLPSQADPDDGGSIQRHHSGGDWGETLDLLSRRKTEALAPENLDNIWAKGRNYKRKEEANLASDKLKKSSLVSAPKLPGHSKEAKQKESVRENKVGAKHYEEDNAPSRGDLNRPIYHPDYLYQEENEHNSDEVESESSSSYTTEDEEPSSVTGFDSPGTQVWDGKNIRNINHIHHPLESNEGHKRRKGKASKAHLHSKHLHRVLSGRKRSRLSNQTEHMWQEIQRTGFLLGDGQDILNSKENVKPDGLSDDSETQIFSRISSDTNASSSVSSRSFSEIHNMGPYSTIGSIISDSFLKLRSEVLSANIVRSGSRTFAVYSISVTDMNNNSWSIKRRFQHFEELHWRLKEFPEYNLHLPPKHFLSSNLDVPVIRERCKSLDIYLKKLLLLPTVSNSIEVWDFLSVDSQTFSFSNSLSIIETLQVDLDGTVRLTSKEPLHGIIPRTDLLSSKGQRSNTESKNPTSRMEQDHAEHESRFRKDYVALSPPKRLLKETFEDSTSDSKVHANRKLTPNMQTTSKSVETNSHASPESLVAAPVDPTFPSEWVPPNLTVPILDLIDVIFQLQDGGWIRRKAFWVAKQVLQLGMGDAFDDWLIEKIQRLCRGSVVAAGIQRVEQILWPDGIFITKHPARQHPAPSSSPSSPPGQPPTPLSSPRLEDSQKLDDMQKQEAEQRAKLVYELMIDKAPAAIVGLVGHKEYEQCAKDLYYFIQSSVCVKQLVLDLIELLLLSAFPELTSVFNTLHEEKEKFGELKID; encoded by the exons TGATGAGCTCCTCAGTTTTTGTCAACTTGCCTGCTGCTGCTCTCTTAATTGTTTCCCTTCGTTATCTGTCTCTTGATTTTGACGCACGGATGAAAGCTGTAACATATAAAAGCAAGTCATCCTTATCAAACAGCACTTTTCAGAGGAAACATATAGATACTCCAAGAACAGTTAATGAGAAGTCCACCTGGAGGAAGAAAGTAAATTCACCTGCTGTCGAAGAAGCAATAGATCACTTCACCAGACATATAGTTTCTGAGTGGGTCACAGATCTCTGGTACTCCCGCATAACTTCTGATACACAGGGTCCTGAGGAACTCGTGCAGATCATGAATGGCATACTAGGGGAAATTTCATGTCGCATGAGAACTATTAATCTTATAGATCTTATCACAAG AGATATTATCAATCTAATATGCACTCATTTGGAGCTGTTTCGCGCAAGCAAAATAAGGATTCAGAAGAAACGGCCAAGATCCTTGACAATTGAAGAGCTAGATGTGGAGCTTAAACTGGTGTTGGCTGCAGATGACAAATTACATCCTGCTTTGTTTTCTCCGGAGGCTGAGCACAAa GTACTCCAGCATCTTATGGATGGTCTCATTTCATACACTTTTCAAACAGAGGATGCGCAGTGCTCTTTATTCCACAACATTGTCAGGGAGCTTCTTGCTTGTGTTGTAATGCGACCAGTATTAAATTTAGCTAATCCGAG GTTCATTAACGAGAGGATTGAGTCTCTAGTTGTTTCTGGAAAGAAGGGTGATAAAGGAATATCAGCAGCAGAAACAGAACAACAGTCCAGGCCGGTTGGATCTGGTAAAATATCAGCAGAtcatttttctcgggttttagATCCTTCTGCCAAGGGCGTAGAGCTTGTACAACTAAAAAATGACCAACCTAATAATACTGAGGAGCATGCCATGAACAGTATGAATGGAACAGATTTGTTATTGGACCCTTTGCTTTCACTTGATGCTCAGTCTACTCATTCTTGGAGTTCTTTGCCATCACAAGCCGATCCAGATGACGGAGGAAGTATTCAGAGACACCACTCTGGAGGAGATTGGGGTGAAACGCTAGATTTGCTTTCTCGTAGAAAGACTGAAGCCCTGGCCCCTGAAAATTTAGACAATATATGGGCTAAAGGCAGAAACTATAAACGGAAAGAAGAGGCCAATCTAGCATCTGATAAACTCAAAAAGAGTTCATTGGTAAGTGCACCAAAATTGCCGGGACACTCAAAGGAAGCTAAACAGAAAGAGAGTGTGAGAGAAAACAAGGTTGGAGCTAAGCATTATGAGGAGGACAATGCTCCCTCGCGAGGTGATTTGAACAGACCAATTTATCATCCAGATTACTTGTATCAAGAGGAAAATGAACATAACTCAGATGAGGTTGAATCAGAGAGCAGTAGTTCTTACACTACTGAAGATGAAGAACCCAGCAGTGTGACAGGTTTTGACTCTCCTGGCACTCAAGTGTGGGATGGGAAAAATATAAGGAATATCAATCACATTCATCATCCACTTGAAAGTAATGAGGGCCATaagagaagaaaaggaaaagctAGTAAAGCACATCTCCACTCTAAACACTTACATAGAGTACTTTCTGGACGGAAAAGGTCTAGATTAAGCAACCAAACGGAACACATGTGGCAAGAGATACAAAGAACCGGCTTCTTACTGGGGGATGGACAAGATAtattaaattccaaagaaaatGTGAAACCTGATGGTCTAAGTGATGACTCTGAGACACAAATATTCAGTAGAATTTCTAGTGACACTAATGCATCATCATCTGTCTCGTCAAGAAGCTTTTCGGAAATTCATAATATGGGTCCTTATTCTACAATAGGTTCTATAATTTCTGATTCTTTTTTGAAATTAAGAAGTGAG GTCCTGAGTGCTAATATTGTAAGAAGTGGCTCCAGAACTTTTGCTGTTTATTCCATATCTGTTACAGACATGAACAATAATAGTTGGTCTATCAAAAGAAG GTTTCAACATTTTGAGGAGCTACACTGGCGTCTTAAGGAGTTTCCGGAGTACAATCTTCATTTACCTCCCAAACATTTCCTCTCTTCAAATCTGGATGTTCCTGTCATTCGAGAACGGTGCAAATCACTTGACATATATTTGAAG AAACTTCTGCTGCTCCCAACTGTTTCCAACTCCATCGAAGTATGGGACTTCCTCAGTGTGGATTCACAG ACATTTAGCTTCTCAAACTCCTTGTCCATAATTGAAACATTACAGG TTGACCTGGACGGAACTGTACGTCTAACGAGTAAAGAACCTCTGCATGGTATAATCCCTCGAACTGATCTCTTATCCTCCAAAGGGCAGCGTTCTAATACTGAAAGCAAGAATCCAACTTCAAGGATGGAACAAGATCATGCGGAACATGAATCAAGATTCAGGAAAGATTATGTCGCACTCTCTCCTCCAAAAAGACTTCTCAAAGAAACTTTTGAGGATTCAACTAGTGACAGCAAGGTGCATGCAAATAGAAAATTAACCCCAAACATGCAGACGACATCAAAATCAGTTGAAACTAACTCACATGCGTCACCTGAATCTCTTGTTGCTGCTCCCGTTGATCCCACCTTTCCTAGTGAG TGGGTGCCACCAAATTTAACCGTGCCTATATTAGATCTTATCGATGTCATTTTTCAGCTCCAAGATGGTGGATGGATCAG GAGGAAAGCATTCTGGGTGGCTAAACAGGTGTTACAATTGGGAATGGGTGATGCTTTTGATGATTGGCTGATTGAGAAAATCCAGCGTCTGTGCAGGGGTTCAGTAGTTGCTGCAGGTATCCAACGTGTTGAGCAG ATTCTCTGGCCAGATGGTATATTCATCACAAAGCACCCAGCACGTCAACATCCTGCACCCTCCTCATCTCCTAGTTCTCCTCCAGGCCAACCTCCAACTCCATTATCTTCACCTAGGCTGGAAGATTCACAGAAACTGGATGATATGCAGAAGCAGGAAGCAGAGCAACGTGCAAAACTTGTTTATGAGCTAATGATTG ATAAGGCACCAGCTGCTATTGTAGGACTTGTTGGTCACAAGGAATATGAACAGTGTGCAAAGGATCTTTATTATTTCATCCAG TCATCTGTGTGTGTGAAGCAGTTAGTCCTTGATCTAATTGAGCTGCTACTATTGTCCGCGTTCCCGGAGCTGACTTCTGTATTTAACACATTGCATGAGGAGAAGGAGAAGTTTGGAGAACTCAAAATAGATTAG
- the LOC129898723 gene encoding uncharacterized protein LOC129898723 isoform X2, whose translation MSSSVFVNLPAAALLIVSLRYLSLDFDARMKAVTYKSKSSLSNSTFQRKHIDTPRTVNEKSTWRKKVNSPAVEEAIDHFTRHIVSEWVTDLWYSRITSDTQGPEELVQIMNGILGEISCRMRTINLIDLITRDIINLICTHLELFRASKIRIQKKRPRSLTIEELDVELKLVLAADDKLHPALFSPEAEHKVLQHLMDGLISYTFQTEDAQCSLFHNIVRELLACVVMRPVLNLANPRFINERIESLVVSGKKGDKGISAAETEQQSRPVGSGKISADHFSRVLDPSAKGVELVQLKNDQPNNTEEHAMNSMNGTDLLLDPLLSLDAQSTHSWSSLPSQADPDDGGSIQRHHSGGDWGETLDLLSRRKTEALAPENLDNIWAKGRNYKRKEEANLASDKLKKSSLVSAPKLPGHSKEAKQKESVRENKVGAKHYEEDNAPSRGDLNRPIYHPDYLYQEENEHNSDEVESESSSSYTTEDEEPSSVTGFDSPGTQVWDGKNIRNINHIHHPLESNEGHKRRKGKASKAHLHSKHLHRVLSGRKRSRLSNQTEHMWQEIQRTGFLLGDGQDILNSKENVKPDGLSDDSETQIFSRISSDTNASSSVSSRSFSEIHNMGPYSTIGSIISDSFLKLRSEVLSANIVRSGSRTFAVYSISVTDMNNNSWSIKRRFQHFEELHWRLKEFPEYNLHLPPKHFLSSNLDVPVIRERCKSLDIYLKKLLLLPTVSNSIEVWDFLSVDSQTFSFSNSLSIIETLQVDLDGTVRLTSKEPLHGIIPRTDLLSSKGQRSNTESKNPTSRMEQDHAEHESRFRKDYVALSPPKRLLKETFEDSTSDSKVHANRKLTPNMQTTSKSVETNSHASPESLVAAPVDPTFPSEWVPPNLTVPILDLIDVIFQLQDGGWIRRKAFWVAKQVLQLGMGDAFDDWLIEKIQRLCRGSVVAAGIQRVEQILWPDGIFITKHPARQHPAPSSSPSSPPGQPPTPLSSPRLEDSQKLDDMQKQEAEQRAKLVYELMIDKAPAAIVGLVGHKEYEQCAKDLYYFIQSSVCVKQLVLDLIELLLLSAFPELTSVFNTLHEEKEKFGELKID comes from the exons ATGAGCTCCTCAGTTTTTGTCAACTTGCCTGCTGCTGCTCTCTTAATTGTTTCCCTTCGTTATCTGTCTCTTGATTTTGACGCACGGATGAAAGCTGTAACATATAAAAGCAAGTCATCCTTATCAAACAGCACTTTTCAGAGGAAACATATAGATACTCCAAGAACAGTTAATGAGAAGTCCACCTGGAGGAAGAAAGTAAATTCACCTGCTGTCGAAGAAGCAATAGATCACTTCACCAGACATATAGTTTCTGAGTGGGTCACAGATCTCTGGTACTCCCGCATAACTTCTGATACACAGGGTCCTGAGGAACTCGTGCAGATCATGAATGGCATACTAGGGGAAATTTCATGTCGCATGAGAACTATTAATCTTATAGATCTTATCACAAG AGATATTATCAATCTAATATGCACTCATTTGGAGCTGTTTCGCGCAAGCAAAATAAGGATTCAGAAGAAACGGCCAAGATCCTTGACAATTGAAGAGCTAGATGTGGAGCTTAAACTGGTGTTGGCTGCAGATGACAAATTACATCCTGCTTTGTTTTCTCCGGAGGCTGAGCACAAa GTACTCCAGCATCTTATGGATGGTCTCATTTCATACACTTTTCAAACAGAGGATGCGCAGTGCTCTTTATTCCACAACATTGTCAGGGAGCTTCTTGCTTGTGTTGTAATGCGACCAGTATTAAATTTAGCTAATCCGAG GTTCATTAACGAGAGGATTGAGTCTCTAGTTGTTTCTGGAAAGAAGGGTGATAAAGGAATATCAGCAGCAGAAACAGAACAACAGTCCAGGCCGGTTGGATCTGGTAAAATATCAGCAGAtcatttttctcgggttttagATCCTTCTGCCAAGGGCGTAGAGCTTGTACAACTAAAAAATGACCAACCTAATAATACTGAGGAGCATGCCATGAACAGTATGAATGGAACAGATTTGTTATTGGACCCTTTGCTTTCACTTGATGCTCAGTCTACTCATTCTTGGAGTTCTTTGCCATCACAAGCCGATCCAGATGACGGAGGAAGTATTCAGAGACACCACTCTGGAGGAGATTGGGGTGAAACGCTAGATTTGCTTTCTCGTAGAAAGACTGAAGCCCTGGCCCCTGAAAATTTAGACAATATATGGGCTAAAGGCAGAAACTATAAACGGAAAGAAGAGGCCAATCTAGCATCTGATAAACTCAAAAAGAGTTCATTGGTAAGTGCACCAAAATTGCCGGGACACTCAAAGGAAGCTAAACAGAAAGAGAGTGTGAGAGAAAACAAGGTTGGAGCTAAGCATTATGAGGAGGACAATGCTCCCTCGCGAGGTGATTTGAACAGACCAATTTATCATCCAGATTACTTGTATCAAGAGGAAAATGAACATAACTCAGATGAGGTTGAATCAGAGAGCAGTAGTTCTTACACTACTGAAGATGAAGAACCCAGCAGTGTGACAGGTTTTGACTCTCCTGGCACTCAAGTGTGGGATGGGAAAAATATAAGGAATATCAATCACATTCATCATCCACTTGAAAGTAATGAGGGCCATaagagaagaaaaggaaaagctAGTAAAGCACATCTCCACTCTAAACACTTACATAGAGTACTTTCTGGACGGAAAAGGTCTAGATTAAGCAACCAAACGGAACACATGTGGCAAGAGATACAAAGAACCGGCTTCTTACTGGGGGATGGACAAGATAtattaaattccaaagaaaatGTGAAACCTGATGGTCTAAGTGATGACTCTGAGACACAAATATTCAGTAGAATTTCTAGTGACACTAATGCATCATCATCTGTCTCGTCAAGAAGCTTTTCGGAAATTCATAATATGGGTCCTTATTCTACAATAGGTTCTATAATTTCTGATTCTTTTTTGAAATTAAGAAGTGAG GTCCTGAGTGCTAATATTGTAAGAAGTGGCTCCAGAACTTTTGCTGTTTATTCCATATCTGTTACAGACATGAACAATAATAGTTGGTCTATCAAAAGAAG GTTTCAACATTTTGAGGAGCTACACTGGCGTCTTAAGGAGTTTCCGGAGTACAATCTTCATTTACCTCCCAAACATTTCCTCTCTTCAAATCTGGATGTTCCTGTCATTCGAGAACGGTGCAAATCACTTGACATATATTTGAAG AAACTTCTGCTGCTCCCAACTGTTTCCAACTCCATCGAAGTATGGGACTTCCTCAGTGTGGATTCACAG ACATTTAGCTTCTCAAACTCCTTGTCCATAATTGAAACATTACAGG TTGACCTGGACGGAACTGTACGTCTAACGAGTAAAGAACCTCTGCATGGTATAATCCCTCGAACTGATCTCTTATCCTCCAAAGGGCAGCGTTCTAATACTGAAAGCAAGAATCCAACTTCAAGGATGGAACAAGATCATGCGGAACATGAATCAAGATTCAGGAAAGATTATGTCGCACTCTCTCCTCCAAAAAGACTTCTCAAAGAAACTTTTGAGGATTCAACTAGTGACAGCAAGGTGCATGCAAATAGAAAATTAACCCCAAACATGCAGACGACATCAAAATCAGTTGAAACTAACTCACATGCGTCACCTGAATCTCTTGTTGCTGCTCCCGTTGATCCCACCTTTCCTAGTGAG TGGGTGCCACCAAATTTAACCGTGCCTATATTAGATCTTATCGATGTCATTTTTCAGCTCCAAGATGGTGGATGGATCAG GAGGAAAGCATTCTGGGTGGCTAAACAGGTGTTACAATTGGGAATGGGTGATGCTTTTGATGATTGGCTGATTGAGAAAATCCAGCGTCTGTGCAGGGGTTCAGTAGTTGCTGCAGGTATCCAACGTGTTGAGCAG ATTCTCTGGCCAGATGGTATATTCATCACAAAGCACCCAGCACGTCAACATCCTGCACCCTCCTCATCTCCTAGTTCTCCTCCAGGCCAACCTCCAACTCCATTATCTTCACCTAGGCTGGAAGATTCACAGAAACTGGATGATATGCAGAAGCAGGAAGCAGAGCAACGTGCAAAACTTGTTTATGAGCTAATGATTG ATAAGGCACCAGCTGCTATTGTAGGACTTGTTGGTCACAAGGAATATGAACAGTGTGCAAAGGATCTTTATTATTTCATCCAG TCATCTGTGTGTGTGAAGCAGTTAGTCCTTGATCTAATTGAGCTGCTACTATTGTCCGCGTTCCCGGAGCTGACTTCTGTATTTAACACATTGCATGAGGAGAAGGAGAAGTTTGGAGAACTCAAAATAGATTAG